The Xanthomonas sp. CFBP 8443 genome has a window encoding:
- a CDS encoding siderophore-interacting protein, whose translation MTPHENRLLRHPLKMRHLQVLRTQPLTPHMRRIVVGGPDLDGFVSAGPDDHVKLFFPNADGAFVLPTMTDSGPVYPADAAPSPARDYTPRHYDAAAQELTLDFVLHGDGPACRWAARANPGDPLVVGGPRGSFVVADDYDAYVLIGDETALPAIGRWLEELPASARVHALIQIAGGADRQALPSRAQVDITWLERNGVPMLSSQLLEDALRDFEAPDGDAFYWIACESARARMMRKFVEGRLNVPRDWIRATGYWKSGREEQA comes from the coding sequence ATGACCCCCCATGAAAACCGCCTGCTGCGCCATCCACTGAAGATGCGCCACCTGCAGGTGCTGCGCACCCAGCCGCTGACCCCGCACATGCGCCGCATCGTGGTCGGCGGCCCGGACCTGGACGGCTTCGTCAGCGCCGGTCCCGACGATCACGTCAAGCTGTTCTTCCCCAACGCCGACGGCGCGTTCGTGCTGCCGACGATGACCGACAGCGGCCCGGTCTACCCGGCCGACGCCGCGCCCTCGCCGGCGCGCGACTACACGCCACGCCACTACGACGCGGCGGCGCAGGAACTGACCCTGGATTTCGTGCTGCATGGCGACGGTCCGGCCTGCCGCTGGGCGGCACGCGCCAACCCGGGCGACCCGTTGGTGGTCGGCGGCCCGCGCGGCTCGTTCGTCGTGGCCGACGACTACGACGCCTACGTGCTGATCGGCGACGAGACCGCGCTGCCGGCGATCGGCCGCTGGCTGGAGGAACTGCCGGCCAGCGCCCGGGTGCACGCCCTGATCCAGATCGCCGGCGGCGCCGATCGGCAGGCGCTGCCGTCGCGCGCGCAGGTCGACATCACCTGGCTGGAGCGCAACGGCGTGCCCATGCTGAGCAGCCAGTTGCTGGAAGACGCACTGCGCGATTTCGAGGCACCGGACGGCGACGCGTTCTACTGGATCGCCTGCGAATCGGCACGCGCGCGGATGATGCGCAAGTTCGTCGAAGGCCGCCTCAACGTACCCAGGGACTGGATCCGCGCGACGGGGTATTGGAAGTCGGGGCGCGAGGAGCAGGCGTAG
- a CDS encoding PadR family transcriptional regulator has protein sequence MIETQPRHGYELIRAVADLFHGLYTPSAGTVYPTLAQLEAQGLVQADADAGRKRYAITADGRAFVQAQRAQLDAAVERTHHSARALVRANVPAPVREAMRRIKHALLARHGRWSEAEVARVAQLLTQAADGMEHDGDD, from the coding sequence ATGATCGAGACCCAACCGCGCCACGGCTACGAATTGATCCGTGCGGTCGCCGACCTGTTCCATGGCCTGTACACGCCCAGCGCCGGCACCGTCTACCCGACCCTGGCGCAGTTGGAGGCGCAGGGCCTGGTGCAGGCCGACGCCGATGCAGGGCGCAAGCGCTACGCGATCACCGCCGACGGCCGCGCCTTCGTGCAGGCGCAACGCGCGCAGCTGGATGCGGCAGTGGAACGCACCCATCACAGCGCCCGCGCGCTGGTGCGCGCCAACGTGCCGGCACCGGTGCGCGAGGCGATGCGCCGGATCAAACACGCCTTGCTGGCGCGCCACGGCCGCTGGAGCGAGGCCGAAGTCGCCCGCGTCGCGCAGCTGCTGACGCAGGCCGCCGACGGCATGGAGCACGACGGCGATGACTGA
- a CDS encoding SpoIIE family protein phosphatase, translated as MLWGSLIQVALLLGLALLFYLGARQVVVRNAREEVAGLAQQTARSLDATLGSVQVSGRTLAAGASGVGRQPFNLRSLLHATLEGDPDIAGALLVIEPGALKGDDRGFAWHLRRTRGKIIEQPAEALGFDYRSMPWYRRTLAASAPWWSEPYSDASTGGDFLTTYNLPLRLPGDDTGAPAIGMVSVDVPLKRLQSIVGELPASAGLQPMLLSPDGLFVLHPDPALRFRRTLEAHVARARPDLSPLAAAVAAHRPVRFSHTAPDGERYLTQSAAVGDTGWTFALTVSERYIVAGLNRIALWVGLGGGTALLLWLWLLRRYTVRLARPIEDLTNSAGHFSQGEFDYPLRHVERQDEVGVMARAFDRARGSIKLQLEEIAALAQARQRMQSELSIARDIQQAMLPDGRTFDSAHKHLETYALLEPATMVGGDFYQFFETEPGLLWFVVGDVSDKGVPAALFMARAMTVLEVAARRHTRPDAILIAASQRMVDGNDTCMFATVLCGLIDVHSGDYWLSSAGHDPPVLLGADGHVQLLAVESGPPLGIEPQTRYPVVRGRLAAGATLLSYTDGITEAMDAQDQAYGEARLLAALRPGIDAQAQCARVLADVHAFTAAAPQSDDITLLAIRLRQDPTREAST; from the coding sequence ATGCTGTGGGGCAGCCTGATCCAGGTGGCGTTGCTGCTGGGCCTGGCGCTGCTGTTCTACCTGGGCGCGCGCCAGGTGGTGGTGCGCAATGCGCGCGAGGAGGTGGCTGGGCTGGCGCAGCAGACCGCGCGCAGCCTGGACGCGACGCTGGGCTCGGTGCAGGTGAGCGGCCGCACCCTGGCCGCCGGCGCTTCCGGGGTCGGGCGCCAGCCGTTCAACCTGCGCAGCCTGCTGCACGCCACGCTGGAGGGCGACCCGGACATCGCTGGGGCGCTGCTGGTGATCGAGCCGGGCGCGCTGAAGGGCGACGACCGCGGTTTCGCCTGGCACCTGCGGCGCACGCGCGGCAAGATCATCGAGCAGCCGGCCGAGGCGCTGGGCTTCGACTACCGCAGCATGCCCTGGTACCGGCGCACGCTGGCGGCGTCGGCGCCGTGGTGGTCCGAGCCGTACAGCGACGCCTCCACCGGCGGCGATTTCCTCACCACCTACAACCTGCCGCTGCGCCTGCCCGGCGACGATACGGGGGCGCCGGCGATCGGCATGGTCAGCGTGGACGTGCCGCTGAAGCGGTTGCAGTCCATCGTCGGCGAGCTGCCGGCCAGCGCCGGGCTGCAACCGATGCTGCTGTCGCCGGACGGGCTGTTCGTGCTGCATCCGGACCCGGCGCTGCGCTTCCGCCGCACCCTGGAGGCGCACGTGGCGCGCGCGCGGCCGGACCTGTCGCCGCTGGCCGCCGCCGTGGCCGCGCACCGGCCGGTGCGCTTTTCCCACACCGCGCCCGACGGCGAGCGCTACCTGACCCAGAGCGCGGCGGTCGGCGACACCGGCTGGACCTTCGCGCTGACCGTGTCCGAGCGCTACATCGTGGCCGGGCTCAACCGCATCGCGCTGTGGGTGGGGCTGGGCGGCGGCACCGCGCTGCTGCTGTGGCTGTGGCTGCTGCGCCGCTACACGGTGCGGCTGGCGCGACCGATCGAGGACCTGACCAACTCGGCCGGGCACTTCAGCCAGGGCGAGTTCGACTACCCGCTGCGGCACGTGGAGCGGCAGGACGAGGTGGGGGTGATGGCGCGCGCGTTCGACCGCGCGCGCGGCTCGATCAAGCTGCAGCTAGAAGAGATCGCCGCGCTGGCGCAGGCGCGGCAGCGGATGCAGAGCGAGCTGTCGATCGCGCGCGACATCCAGCAGGCGATGCTGCCGGACGGGCGCACCTTCGACAGCGCGCACAAGCACCTGGAGACCTACGCGCTGCTGGAGCCGGCGACGATGGTGGGCGGGGATTTCTACCAGTTCTTCGAGACCGAGCCGGGGCTGCTGTGGTTCGTGGTCGGCGACGTGTCCGACAAGGGCGTGCCGGCGGCGCTGTTCATGGCGCGGGCGATGACCGTGCTGGAAGTGGCCGCGCGCCGCCACACCCGGCCGGACGCGATCCTGATCGCGGCCTCGCAGCGCATGGTGGACGGCAACGACACCTGCATGTTCGCCACCGTGCTGTGCGGGCTGATCGACGTGCACAGCGGCGACTACTGGCTGTCCAGCGCCGGCCACGATCCGCCGGTGCTGCTCGGTGCCGACGGCCACGTGCAGCTGCTGGCGGTGGAATCGGGCCCGCCACTGGGGATCGAGCCGCAGACGCGCTACCCGGTGGTGCGCGGGCGCCTGGCCGCCGGCGCCACGCTGCTGAGCTACACCGACGGCATTACCGAAGCGATGGACGCGCAGGACCAGGCGTACGGCGAAGCGCGGCTGCTGGCGGCGCTGCGGCCGGGCATCGATGCGCAGGCGCAATGCGCGCGGGTGCTGGCCGACGTGCATGCGTTCACCGCGGCCGCACCGCAGTCCGACGACATTACGTTGCTGGCGATCCGGTTGCGCCAGGACCCGACGCGGGAGGCGAGCACATGA
- a CDS encoding ATP-binding protein — MKLRLQMVPALDTLAQLSDALEAALLRHGVVLEHVHRARLIVEELACNTLEHGHLSGEQPPVEVTLQVDSGALVLEFHDSGPAFDLRSAPSPDLDADIAERPIGGLGLHLVRQLADHIDYRHDAGRNVVRITLLQPFDPIPQEFPA, encoded by the coding sequence ATGAAACTACGGCTGCAGATGGTGCCGGCGCTGGACACGCTGGCGCAGCTGAGCGACGCCCTGGAGGCCGCGCTACTGCGCCACGGCGTGGTGCTGGAGCACGTGCACCGGGCGCGGCTGATCGTGGAGGAACTGGCCTGCAACACGCTCGAGCACGGCCACCTGAGCGGCGAACAGCCGCCGGTGGAGGTGACCTTGCAGGTGGACAGCGGCGCGCTGGTGCTGGAATTCCACGACAGCGGCCCGGCCTTCGATCTGCGCAGCGCGCCATCGCCGGACCTGGACGCGGACATCGCCGAGCGCCCGATCGGCGGCCTCGGTCTGCACCTGGTGCGGCAGCTGGCCGACCACATCGACTATCGTCACGACGCCGGCCGCAACGTCGTGCGCATCACCTTGCTGCAGCCCTTCGACCCCATCCCCCAGGAGTTCCCCGCATGA
- a CDS encoding STAS domain-containing protein, producing MTTLSLQIEPTQDRRQRITLSGRLDTHTYQALDEALAPLLATQITTLVLDLSHLDYISSAGIRSIFKARKVLATREGRVLVVNPQPQIRKVFDVVKAVPLNEIFTSVQELDEYLDEMQRRVLEDGDGG from the coding sequence ATGACCACGTTGAGCCTGCAGATCGAACCGACGCAAGACAGGCGCCAGCGCATCACCCTCAGCGGCCGCCTGGACACGCACACCTACCAGGCGCTGGACGAGGCGCTGGCGCCGTTGCTGGCCACCCAGATCACCACCTTGGTGCTGGACCTGTCGCACCTGGACTACATCAGCAGCGCCGGCATCCGCTCGATCTTCAAGGCGCGCAAGGTGCTGGCCACGCGCGAGGGCCGCGTGCTGGTGGTCAACCCGCAACCGCAGATCCGCAAGGTGTTCGACGTGGTCAAGGCGGTGCCGTTGAACGAGATCTTCACCTCGGTACAGGAGCTGGACGAGTACCTGGACGAGATGCAGCGCAGGGTGCTTGAGGACGGCGATGGTGGCTGA
- a CDS encoding YceI family protein, with protein sequence MNKTRKLLLPLALALAVVVAQPATTAFAAPAAAAATAIKGTSGTYKLDPTHTDVLVQWNHLGFSNPTAHFGDVDGTLVYNAENVGKSSVQVTLPLSGLNSFTAKFDEHLKSGDFFDAAKFPTATFKSTKVSAAGTNKLSVAGDLTIKGVTKPVVLAVTLNGAGPHPMKKVPALGFDASTTIKRSDFGLGAYVPNVSDEVKIRITTEALQDAK encoded by the coding sequence ATGAACAAGACCCGCAAACTGCTGCTTCCGCTCGCCCTGGCGCTGGCCGTCGTCGTCGCCCAGCCGGCCACCACCGCTTTCGCCGCGCCGGCCGCAGCAGCCGCCACCGCGATCAAGGGCACCTCCGGCACCTACAAGCTGGACCCGACCCACACCGACGTGCTGGTGCAGTGGAACCACCTCGGCTTCTCCAACCCCACCGCGCACTTCGGCGACGTCGACGGCACCCTGGTCTACAACGCCGAGAACGTGGGCAAGTCCAGCGTCCAGGTGACCCTGCCGCTGTCGGGCCTCAACAGCTTCACCGCCAAGTTCGACGAACACCTGAAGAGCGGCGACTTCTTCGACGCCGCCAAGTTCCCGACCGCCACCTTCAAGAGCACCAAGGTGAGCGCGGCCGGCACCAACAAGCTGAGCGTGGCCGGCGACCTGACCATCAAGGGCGTCACCAAGCCGGTGGTGCTGGCGGTGACTCTCAACGGCGCAGGCCCGCATCCGATGAAGAAGGTGCCGGCGCTGGGCTTCGACGCCTCCACCACGATCAAGCGCAGCGACTTCGGCCTGGGCGCGTACGTGCCCAACGTCAGCGACGAGGTCAAGATCCGCATCACCACCGAGGCGCTGCAGGACGCGAAGTAA